One part of the Sporosarcina ureae genome encodes these proteins:
- the tatA gene encoding twin-arginine translocase TatA/TatE family subunit — protein sequence MNLAAIGVPGLIIILVIILILFGPRKLPEIGSAVGKTLSEFKKSAKDIMDDDDDEPKKTEVQKVETKEQVK from the coding sequence ATGAACTTAGCCGCAATTGGAGTACCTGGCTTAATTATTATTTTAGTGATTATTTTAATTTTGTTCGGCCCTCGTAAATTACCCGAAATTGGTTCGGCAGTAGGAAAGACATTGTCTGAATTCAAGAAATCGGCAAAAGACATTATGGATGACGATGATGATGAGCCCAAGAAAACAGAAGTACAAAAAGTAGAAACGAAAGAACAAGTAAAATAA
- a CDS encoding class II aldolase/adducin family protein, which produces MNFIEERVSGKNVIDYLQYPIFTTLDEERQHNKQRLAGAFRLFNRFGFTEGVAGHATYRDPEFKDHMWVNPYGIPFGKIKASDLVLVNPDGEVVEGKYSLHKSALVIHSAIHEAREDITASVHLHPVYGKTWASTGRLIDPLTQDACAFYNDHSVLDEFSGVVYEDNEGVKVANALANNKAMFLKNHGPLTVGQTVDAAAFWFITLERSCQVQLLAEAAGIVNPIPAEFAANTAKQVGRDIDGWENFQPLWEMIVSEEPDLLD; this is translated from the coding sequence ATGAATTTCATAGAAGAACGTGTAAGCGGCAAGAATGTAATTGATTATTTGCAATACCCTATATTTACCACCCTTGATGAAGAACGCCAACATAATAAACAGCGATTAGCAGGTGCGTTCCGACTATTTAACCGTTTTGGTTTTACAGAAGGTGTCGCTGGTCACGCAACGTATCGCGATCCAGAATTCAAGGATCATATGTGGGTGAATCCGTACGGGATACCATTTGGCAAGATCAAAGCATCCGATCTTGTCTTAGTAAATCCAGACGGTGAAGTCGTAGAAGGTAAATACTCTCTTCATAAATCGGCTCTAGTGATCCACTCTGCGATTCATGAAGCTAGAGAAGATATCACAGCTTCAGTTCACTTACATCCTGTGTACGGAAAGACTTGGGCATCTACAGGTAGATTGATCGATCCATTAACACAAGATGCTTGTGCATTTTACAATGATCACTCTGTATTGGATGAGTTTTCTGGTGTAGTGTATGAAGATAATGAAGGAGTAAAAGTTGCAAACGCATTAGCGAATAACAAGGCAATGTTCCTTAAAAATCACGGTCCCTTAACTGTTGGTCAGACTGTTGATGCTGCTGCATTTTGGTTTATTACGCTTGAGCGTTCTTGCCAAGTTCAATTACTTGCGGAGGCCGCAGGTATTGTCAATCCGATTCCTGCAGAGTTTGCTGCTAACACCGCCAAGCAAGTAGGAAGAGATATCGATGGTTGGGAAAACTTCCAGCCGCTATGGGAAATGATTGTAAGTGAGGAACCGGACCTATTGGATTAA
- a CDS encoding Cof-type HAD-IIB family hydrolase produces the protein MNSDKKVVFFDLDGTLMNHDKTILDSTKQSLTALRKKGIYTVICTGRAPLMFKSLLEELEFDSYVSMNGQHVVWEGKIIYSNPMKPEVIQQLTELAHKNGHGLTYSTFESFVTNAEAHPLVQEGTARLRIPYPVVDPEVYSHSDVNQVQIYSTPKETEEYMELFKGYSFVRWDESSVDMLPEGASKAIGIQKILEHLDIPTENSYAFGDGANDMQMIEAVGTGIVMDNGIPELKEIADFVTASCSEDGIMKGLLQVGLLEERDIPLLQQNCKH, from the coding sequence ATGAATTCTGATAAAAAAGTTGTGTTCTTTGATTTAGACGGTACTTTAATGAATCATGATAAAACGATTTTAGATTCAACTAAACAATCACTTACGGCATTGCGTAAGAAGGGGATCTACACTGTAATATGTACTGGCAGAGCGCCACTGATGTTCAAATCGTTGCTAGAGGAACTAGAATTTGATTCCTACGTATCCATGAATGGACAGCATGTAGTTTGGGAAGGAAAAATAATCTATTCGAATCCTATGAAACCTGAAGTTATTCAGCAACTTACCGAACTTGCTCATAAAAATGGTCATGGATTAACGTACTCCACGTTTGAGTCGTTTGTCACGAACGCTGAAGCACATCCCCTTGTACAAGAAGGAACAGCGCGATTAAGAATACCTTATCCTGTCGTCGATCCGGAAGTATATTCCCATTCTGACGTGAATCAGGTTCAGATATACTCTACGCCAAAAGAAACGGAAGAATATATGGAATTATTTAAAGGTTACTCCTTTGTCAGATGGGATGAAAGTTCTGTGGATATGTTGCCTGAAGGGGCTTCCAAGGCAATCGGTATTCAAAAGATATTAGAACATCTGGATATTCCTACTGAAAATAGCTATGCATTTGGAGACGGTGCAAATGATATGCAAATGATTGAGGCAGTAGGCACTGGAATAGTAATGGATAATGGAATACCGGAATTGAAAGAAATAGCGGATTTTGTTACCGCTTCTTGTTCAGAGGATGGAATAATGAAAGGTTTACTTCAAGTCGGTTTACTAGAGGAGAGAGACATTCCATTACTTCAACAAAACTGTAAACACTAA
- a CDS encoding GerAB/ArcD/ProY family transporter — translation MSRFVYFLLISNMTANLIAASPRIFFAKSEEGAIVTMIIALFFGVFMNWALITSFKAFPGKSLPQILSLYLSKWITIPALFILGVIWYVSGLQTLITYIDILLRFLTPEMSVYLVIAMFIPVITFGVIMQSRNILFTLELVFVLAFPAAAYYIVKLYFAEQVSWDHVGIAMTFIDNPPDYTVFTTAIYLFVGAFDIIIFNSFLNKKMTFGIKQALIVFILGAFALFTTYFIPIGVLGFDQVEGIMYPWILTSDSIRMKFGVIERVIFIFLLLFLAIAFLNITIHWHVACKLFQSAFGIEHVKLKLRKKASLIIVVTVFWLIAIYTTLKVTEYDLFLYSKYYFNTIPVVFIGLMILMHVVNRRAKS, via the coding sequence ATGAGCCGCTTTGTTTATTTTTTACTTATATCTAATATGACTGCCAACCTCATTGCGGCTAGTCCAAGAATCTTTTTCGCTAAGAGTGAAGAAGGAGCAATTGTCACAATGATCATTGCGTTATTTTTCGGCGTATTTATGAACTGGGCATTGATCACTTCTTTCAAAGCGTTTCCGGGGAAAAGCTTACCGCAAATTTTATCTTTATATCTATCGAAGTGGATTACTATTCCGGCATTATTTATCCTAGGAGTGATTTGGTATGTTTCGGGTCTTCAGACACTGATTACATACATAGATATTCTTTTACGATTTTTAACACCTGAGATGTCTGTTTATTTAGTGATTGCGATGTTCATTCCAGTGATCACTTTTGGAGTCATCATGCAAAGTCGGAATATATTATTTACACTTGAATTGGTGTTTGTTTTGGCATTTCCTGCTGCTGCATATTATATAGTAAAACTTTACTTTGCTGAACAGGTGAGTTGGGATCATGTGGGAATTGCGATGACTTTTATAGATAACCCACCTGACTATACAGTATTTACTACTGCGATATATTTATTTGTTGGAGCTTTTGATATCATTATTTTCAATTCATTCCTTAATAAAAAAATGACTTTTGGTATTAAGCAGGCTTTAATTGTGTTTATTTTGGGCGCTTTTGCACTTTTTACGACTTATTTTATTCCGATAGGTGTATTAGGATTTGATCAAGTGGAAGGTATTATGTACCCATGGATTCTGACCAGTGATTCTATTCGAATGAAGTTCGGGGTAATTGAGCGTGTAATATTTATATTTTTGCTTCTATTCTTAGCGATTGCCTTTTTAAATATAACGATTCATTGGCATGTTGCTTGTAAATTATTTCAGAGTGCCTTTGGTATAGAACATGTGAAATTGAAGTTGCGTAAAAAAGCCAGTCTTATCATAGTAGTTACGGTATTTTGGTTAATCGCAATCTATACAACACTAAAAGTTACTGAGTATGATTTGTTTCTTTACAGTAAGTATTACTTTAATACGATTCCAGTAGTATTTATTGGTCTAATGATTCTTATGCATGTAGTGAATAGGAGGGCGAAGTCTTGA
- a CDS encoding ASCH domain-containing protein: MVKTITAEELLSKIKAEQELVLLDVRAEDKYNQFHIEANTVEDLNVPKTEIFALENEVEKVIPQLTKNKEMIITCTTGNSATKCATILSSKDYDVTVLEGGITAWKEYVSNESIERIWEEFKRVHPDAPAQYEAWSFGNSKQMADELAKLVVEGTKTATSSNYTLYELEDEPLPAVGLHNIILDGNGIAVAIVENVSVEVIPFNEVTEEHAYLEGEGDRSLHYWKKVHEEFFTNELKDVNQVFYHELPVVCETFKLLYKN; the protein is encoded by the coding sequence ATGGTTAAAACGATTACTGCGGAGGAATTACTCAGCAAAATAAAAGCCGAACAAGAACTTGTACTCCTAGATGTACGTGCTGAGGATAAATATAATCAATTCCATATCGAAGCAAACACGGTAGAAGATTTAAACGTGCCGAAAACAGAAATCTTTGCGTTAGAAAACGAAGTGGAAAAAGTGATCCCACAGTTGACGAAAAATAAAGAGATGATTATTACGTGTACAACAGGAAATTCTGCAACTAAATGTGCAACCATTCTTTCAAGTAAAGACTACGATGTTACAGTATTGGAAGGCGGAATAACTGCGTGGAAAGAATATGTGAGTAACGAGTCAATTGAACGAATATGGGAAGAATTTAAGAGAGTTCATCCGGACGCGCCTGCACAGTACGAAGCATGGTCTTTCGGTAATTCAAAACAAATGGCGGATGAACTTGCAAAGTTGGTAGTGGAAGGAACTAAAACAGCTACATCTTCTAACTACACACTCTACGAATTAGAAGATGAACCGTTACCAGCGGTAGGTCTTCACAATATTATTTTGGACGGCAATGGAATAGCGGTCGCAATCGTCGAAAATGTTTCAGTAGAAGTAATACCTTTCAATGAAGTGACAGAAGAACATGCGTATTTAGAAGGGGAAGGGGATCGCTCATTGCATTATTGGAAAAAGGTTCATGAAGAGTTTTTTACAAATGAATTAAAGGACGTAAATCAAGTCTTTTATCATGAATTGCCTGTAGTTTGTGAGACGTTTAAATTGTTGTATAAGAACTAA
- a CDS encoding acyl-CoA thioesterase, whose translation MKLEKQCRDSRVVRTSRVFPNDVNNHNTLFGGRLMSDIDQIASISAARHSRADCVTASMDSVDFLYPIRPSDSVCFESYVTWTGKSSMEIFVKVIAEDLATGSCKIAATSLLTFVALDENKKPLTVPRVIPVTEEEIYLHETAPQRAEIRKMRKQQSKELATVLTNNYPWHDPVQVNA comes from the coding sequence ATGAAACTAGAAAAGCAGTGTCGGGATTCAAGGGTCGTACGAACGAGCAGGGTATTTCCTAATGACGTCAACAACCATAATACGTTGTTTGGCGGACGTTTAATGAGCGATATAGATCAAATCGCATCGATTTCCGCAGCCCGACACAGCAGAGCAGATTGTGTTACGGCATCTATGGATTCCGTCGACTTCCTGTATCCAATACGTCCTTCTGATTCAGTCTGCTTTGAGTCATACGTGACGTGGACTGGAAAATCTTCCATGGAGATTTTCGTAAAAGTTATTGCAGAAGATTTAGCAACGGGTAGTTGTAAAATAGCAGCAACTTCATTATTGACATTTGTTGCATTGGATGAGAACAAAAAGCCTTTAACTGTCCCACGTGTTATTCCTGTAACGGAAGAGGAAATATATTTACATGAAACTGCACCACAACGCGCAGAAATACGTAAAATGCGAAAACAACAGAGTAAGGAATTGGCAACTGTGTTAACGAATAATTACCCATGGCATGACCCAGTACAAGTGAATGCATAA
- a CDS encoding Ger(x)C family spore germination protein → MKFLSVSKWFMVVLCMSGLLLQYGCAFKDIDKRLFVSAIGIDPAENIENGYKVTLKVALPFGAIKDSPKPSFAYLSREGQSIGEAIRMLETHVDKVLELGHMKTIVVHEKLLRDDMQSFMDYFIRRGDIELIAYVAGARPSAETILKVEPNTEAPASVSLINFFGTTANDSPYVVTTYLFQLRRDILTDGINPVVPLIETDEKGDELIVNNAVVVDGREDPAVLSTTETKYFNSLLKHSTGFTYLVKEGGLELLLHISQTKMTYQFVPNKGKSAPHAIDMHIGMKGTIGEANKDLSIAKLDEYNRLASKEVKQKIFHFLTKMQEENLDPFGFGLRYRTTRLHTEDTFTTWQQAYPDIEFKVTVDVKLQGTGTIE, encoded by the coding sequence TTGAAATTCCTCTCAGTGAGTAAATGGTTTATGGTTGTTTTATGTATGAGTGGTCTGTTGCTTCAATATGGCTGTGCGTTCAAAGATATAGATAAACGCTTATTTGTGTCTGCGATTGGGATTGATCCTGCCGAAAATATTGAGAATGGATATAAAGTGACATTGAAAGTCGCTTTGCCATTTGGCGCAATTAAAGATTCCCCCAAGCCTAGTTTTGCGTATCTGTCACGTGAAGGACAATCGATAGGCGAAGCGATTCGTATGCTGGAGACACATGTAGACAAAGTATTGGAACTCGGTCATATGAAAACCATTGTTGTTCATGAAAAACTTCTTAGGGATGATATGCAGTCGTTCATGGATTATTTTATTCGACGCGGTGATATCGAATTAATCGCATATGTTGCAGGTGCCAGACCGTCTGCCGAAACGATTTTAAAAGTTGAGCCAAATACTGAAGCACCGGCATCGGTTTCTTTAATCAACTTTTTTGGAACGACAGCGAATGATAGTCCATACGTTGTGACGACTTATTTGTTTCAATTGCGCAGAGATATACTAACTGACGGTATTAATCCTGTTGTGCCATTAATTGAAACAGATGAAAAAGGCGATGAACTCATAGTAAATAATGCTGTAGTAGTGGACGGAAGGGAAGACCCAGCTGTTTTATCTACCACTGAAACGAAATACTTTAATTCATTATTGAAACATTCAACTGGATTCACTTATTTGGTAAAAGAAGGAGGTTTGGAGTTATTATTGCATATTAGCCAAACGAAGATGACGTATCAATTTGTACCGAATAAAGGAAAATCGGCACCGCATGCGATAGATATGCACATTGGGATGAAAGGGACGATAGGTGAAGCTAATAAAGATTTATCTATTGCTAAATTGGATGAATATAATCGATTGGCCTCAAAAGAAGTGAAACAAAAAATCTTCCACTTTCTAACTAAAATGCAAGAGGAAAATCTGGATCCTTTTGGCTTTGGCTTACGTTACCGAACGACACGGTTGCATACAGAAGATACATTTACTACATGGCAACAAGCATACCCTGATATTGAGTTTAAAGTCACTGTGGATGTCAAACTACAGGGCACAGGAACGATAGAATAA
- a CDS encoding spore germination protein — protein MDEATRHIEPPAYFTRLATRLEPTADIVKKTLKSRGRVVHLLYLKSVVDMMQLQEIVVKPFYEMSAEQNFPEYIQSLPYETKMPTGDEEVLIEITKGNVFVMIDKQITLLELKIVAANAVQEAIMEPTVHGPQLGLSESSETNINLMRQRYHKPSLIIEPMQLEDASNRDIALIYDGERVNLQLLKKIRKRILTLDVELVQASGDLQYYLNNKKYSLFPTSLLTERPDRILHNMAVGKVIILVDGSPHAIIAPTTFFDFMLSMEDAYYSFWVVSLIRFLRYAGLFTCIMLPSIYVGVTSYTPEVLRTELALTVAASRIGVPYPSFIEVFFMLIFIELLTEASMRLPNSISATATTVGGLILGTAAVEAALTSNIMVIVVSLVAISTFVIPISEMNYAVRVCRFLLLLYTTVFGLAGMILGMLGLLLYLVNKDSFGEPYLRMFWKNRQEELKVDDS, from the coding sequence ATGGATGAAGCAACACGTCATATAGAACCACCTGCATACTTTACACGTTTGGCTACACGACTAGAACCAACTGCAGATATAGTGAAAAAAACTTTGAAAAGTAGAGGTCGAGTAGTGCACCTTTTGTATTTGAAAAGTGTAGTAGATATGATGCAACTACAAGAAATTGTGGTGAAACCTTTCTATGAGATGTCAGCCGAACAGAATTTTCCCGAGTATATACAATCATTACCTTATGAAACCAAGATGCCAACTGGAGATGAAGAGGTTCTTATAGAAATAACGAAGGGTAATGTCTTTGTCATGATCGACAAGCAAATCACGTTACTTGAGTTAAAAATAGTAGCAGCCAATGCAGTGCAAGAGGCTATTATGGAGCCTACAGTGCACGGTCCCCAACTTGGGCTCAGTGAGAGTAGTGAGACGAATATTAATCTAATGCGCCAACGCTATCATAAGCCTTCCTTGATTATTGAACCGATGCAATTGGAAGATGCTTCGAACCGTGATATTGCATTAATTTACGATGGAGAAAGAGTAAATCTTCAGCTATTGAAGAAAATTAGAAAGCGTATTCTAACGTTGGATGTAGAGCTGGTTCAGGCAAGCGGAGACTTACAGTATTACTTGAATAATAAAAAATACAGCTTGTTTCCAACCAGTCTTCTGACTGAGCGCCCAGATCGTATACTCCATAATATGGCGGTTGGAAAAGTCATTATATTAGTAGATGGAAGCCCTCATGCGATTATTGCACCTACAACGTTCTTTGATTTTATGCTTTCGATGGAAGATGCGTATTACTCATTTTGGGTAGTATCGTTAATACGATTTCTTAGATATGCAGGATTGTTTACATGTATTATGTTGCCATCTATATATGTTGGCGTTACTTCCTATACACCGGAAGTCCTCAGAACAGAGCTTGCTCTGACGGTGGCAGCGAGCAGGATTGGCGTTCCGTATCCCTCGTTTATTGAAGTGTTTTTCATGTTGATATTTATTGAACTACTGACGGAAGCTAGTATGCGGTTGCCAAATAGTATTAGCGCGACGGCTACAACAGTTGGAGGGTTGATACTTGGTACTGCAGCAGTAGAGGCTGCATTGACATCAAACATCATGGTCATTGTCGTCTCCCTTGTAGCGATTTCCACCTTTGTTATCCCAATAAGTGAAATGAATTACGCTGTCAGGGTTTGTCGTTTTTTACTATTGTTATATACGACGGTATTTGGTCTAGCAGGAATGATACTCGGAATGCTGGGTTTGTTGCTGTATTTGGTGAACAAAGACAGTTTCGGCGAGCCATATTTACGGATGTTTTGGAAAAATAGACAGGAAGAATTGAAGGTGGATGATTCATGA
- a CDS encoding AAA family ATPase, with protein MYSKQFIRGMRLKRDMVPSFEHYPFHLPSINTLTELDFHPNVTFFVGENGMGKSTLLEAIAVSFGFNPEGGSLNFNFSTYDSHSILDEYITLIKGVARPKDGFFLRAETFYNLATTIEELDHAPGTSPRIIDGFGGTSLHEQSHGESFWATFIHRFRGNGIYLLDEPEAALSPMRQLSMLSRIHDLVGEESQFMIATHSPLLLSYPGAKIIEFTDEGAHETTLEETSHYQIMKQFFDDKDRMLHYLLK; from the coding sequence ATGTATTCCAAACAATTCATTCGTGGAATGCGCTTGAAGCGGGACATGGTTCCTTCTTTTGAACACTATCCCTTTCATTTACCTAGTATCAATACACTCACTGAGTTGGATTTTCATCCTAATGTGACGTTTTTCGTTGGAGAGAATGGGATGGGGAAATCTACATTACTTGAAGCAATCGCAGTTTCCTTTGGTTTTAATCCAGAAGGCGGTTCGCTGAACTTCAATTTTTCTACTTACGATTCACATTCCATCTTAGATGAATATATCACACTCATAAAAGGTGTCGCCCGACCGAAAGATGGATTTTTTCTGCGTGCAGAAACTTTCTACAACTTGGCGACGACGATTGAAGAGCTGGATCATGCACCTGGTACGAGTCCTCGGATTATAGATGGCTTTGGAGGGACATCATTACACGAACAGTCTCATGGCGAATCTTTTTGGGCGACTTTCATTCATCGCTTTAGAGGTAACGGCATCTACTTACTAGATGAACCTGAAGCTGCCTTATCACCTATGCGTCAACTTTCCATGCTAAGCAGGATTCACGACCTTGTGGGTGAAGAATCACAGTTCATGATCGCAACACATTCGCCCCTTCTATTATCTTATCCAGGTGCAAAAATTATCGAATTTACAGATGAAGGTGCACATGAAACGACACTTGAAGAGACAAGCCACTATCAAATTATGAAGCAGTTTTTTGACGACAAAGATCGAATGCTACATTATTTGCTAAAATGA